In a genomic window of Gossypium arboreum isolate Shixiya-1 chromosome 7, ASM2569848v2, whole genome shotgun sequence:
- the LOC108485712 gene encoding uncharacterized protein LOC108485712 translates to MSFFGCRLNYPLLNLILSKQPSSYPLAALTRSQIRFYSTNGDDNDDVSNKELKRRIQKFLDGDEDAMPSIFEGILKRKLSGKHEESDDELMKEIRGEWKQPLDDADDLEFDSDLTDSSGTDGD, encoded by the exons ATGTCCTTTTTTGGTTGCAGATTAAACTATCCTCTGCTAAACCTCATACTTTCCAAGCAGCCCTCGTCCTACCCACTCGCCGCTTTGACTCGCTCTCAAATCAGGTTCTACTCTACCAACGGCGACGACAACGACGACGTTAGTAACAAAG AGCTGAAAAGGCGAATACAGAAGTTCCTTGACGGCGATGAAGATGCTATGCCTTCAATCTTTGAAGGGATTCTGAAGAGGAAGTTGTCAGGGAAACATGAGGAAAGTGATGATGAATTGATGAAAGAGATTCGCGGTGAATGGAAACAGCCTCTAGATGATGCTGACGATCTAGAATTCGATTCTGATTTGACCGACTCTTCTGGTACTGATGGAGACTAA